The Acidimicrobiia bacterium genome contains the following window.
GGAGTGACCCTCATTTCCCTGAGCCGTGCACCGGGCGGTGGTGTCTGGACCCGTCCCTGGCTGGCACTCATGGTGGCGAGTCTCTGGGGTACCTCGCCGATGCTCATCCGCAAAGGCCTCGAAGGCCTGGACGAACCGATCCTCGGCCTGACCGTCGGTCTGGGGGCGGCCCTCATCCTCCATGCCATTGGCCTGACGGCCGCCGGAATGTGGCAGTGGCCCACCATTCCGCGGGAAACCTACAAGTGGATGATGCTCGGCGGTCTGACCGGCGCGATCGGCATCGGTGCCCAATGGGTTTCGTTCGGCCTGACCACCATCGCTATCGCCATCACCGTCCAGCAGCTCGCCACCCTCGTGATCGTCGCCCTGGCCCCGGTGGTCTTCGACGCCAAATTCGAGAAACTGACTCCGCCCTTGATCTTTGGCACCCTGTCCATGCTGGCTGGTTCAGCCATC
Protein-coding sequences here:
- a CDS encoding DMT family transporter, yielding MMEPGVGWALVSALGFGFTQMMNRKSNLLTDAFRTAFGLLCFVEVVLIGRLFVSGDYRLLADAPIKSLAFFAGSASIHYGVGWTLLALSQQKIGVARTGALVSAAPIVGVLLAVPILGESLSWLTFVGVLASVAGVTLISLSRAPGGGVWTRPWLALMVASLWGTSPMLIRKGLEGLDEPILGLTVGLGAALILHAIGLTAAGMWQWPTIPRETYKWMMLGGLTGAIGIGAQWVSFGLTTIAIAITVQQLATLVIVALAPVVFDAKFEKLTPPLIFGTLSMLAGSAIVVWLG